The following nucleotide sequence is from Deltaproteobacteria bacterium.
CTGAGGACTGATTTGCTGTCCTTTTTCGACTTCGCTGCCATTTCTAAAAGATGAAAAAAATAAAGTCAGGCCCCCGTGCTCATACCCCGTCAACTCGCTGCGTAGTTGTTGATTTATTGTGATTTTTAGCCGGTTCCTTTTATTGATCAATCCCGGCTAAACCTGATTATAGAGAGATAAGAGGGAGAATTCTTTTGACATTAACGAAATATCTCACTACAAGAAATATAAGGTTGCTATTTAACCAACAAGGAAGTTGATTTAATTAGCGCTTTTATATCATATATAGATCGAAAATACGCGTCACATATTGCTTTTTTTACGACATATATTGCTCTTTTTGCGACGTGGGTTTAGATATAAGACAATAAGATAGTAGTGAGTCCAAACTTTACTATTTCTTCTCTATGACCAATGGGTTGCCAAAATAACTTTGCATACATATAATTGAAATGAGTTTGACTGCTGCTTTCTTTAGCCATTATTTTTTTGATACAAAGGGGAGTATGAAAGATGTTGTAAGAGCGCATATTTGGGTGTCTGGCCGTGTGCAGGGTGTTTTTTACAGGGCTAATACCCGGGAGATAGCCGCCGGACATGGCCTGACGGGGTGGGTGCGAAATTGCTTTGACGGCAAGGTGGAAGCCGTGCTGGAAGGGAACCGCTCAAGGGTGCGGCAGGTCATCGACTGGTGCAGAAAAGGCCCGCCCTCTGCTCACGTGACAGGCATTGAAACGGTCTGGGAAGA
It contains:
- a CDS encoding acylphosphatase, with the translated sequence MKDVVRAHIWVSGRVQGVFYRANTREIAAGHGLTGWVRNCFDGKVEAVLEGNRSRVRQVIDWCRKGPPSAHVTGIETVWEEATGEFHDFIIKY